One Gavia stellata isolate bGavSte3 chromosome 31, bGavSte3.hap2, whole genome shotgun sequence genomic window, GGCGGTGCCGGCTGCCCtgccccctctctccctctctccgtCCCTTCCCAGGTATGTCTTTGCCAAGAACCTCTTTGAGGCCGGGCACCTGCAGCCGCTGGAGTGGGCCATTTACCAGGACTGGCACGGCTTCCTCCTGCGGCAGTTGGGGCCCCGCGCCGCCCTCCACGGCTTCCTCTACCTGCGGGCGACGCCGCAGGTGGGTGCCGGCGAGACCTCCGCCCCGTGCTCAGCAGGGAGCGGGATGCGGCAGGCCTTCGGCTCCGCTCGGAGCCCGCCCAACGCCTGGAATTGCCAAAATGTTGGGTTTTAACCGTAAATCGATGGCCCGGAGGAGTGGGGCCCGCTTCCGTTCCCATGGGAATGTTGATGGGAATTTTGCTACGGATCCTAGAGTggattttggggagggagggctgcagCATCTTCCGGGGATACCCAGTGCCCGGCTGCggtccctccccagggctgctttGCCGGATGCTGGCATCCCGTTAACCTCCCTGCATCCCGTTAACCTCCCTGCATCCCATTAACCACCCATCTCCCATCTCTCCGGTTAACCTCCCGTCTCTCCCGCATCCTGTTAACCTCCCGTCTCCTCCGTTAACCTCCCGTCTCCCCCATCTCTCCCGCATCCCGTTAACCTCCCGTCTCTCCCGCATCCTGTTAACCTCCCGTCTCCTCCGTTAACCTCCCGTCTCCCCCATCTCTCCCGCATCCCGTTAACCTCCCGTCTCTCCCGCATCCCGTTAACCTCCTGTCTCCCCCATCTCTCCCGCATCCCATTAACCTCCCGTCTCTCCCATCTGCCCCGTTAACCTCCCATCTCTCCCGTCTCTCCCGCATCCCGTTAACCTCCCGTCTCTCCCGCATCCCGTTAACCTCCCGTCTCTCCCGTCTCTCCCGCATCCCGTTAACCTCCCGTCTCTCCCGTCTCTCCCGCATCCCGTTAACCTCCCATCTCTCCCGTCTCTCCCGCATCCCGTTAACCTCCCGTCTCTCCCGTCTCTCCCGCATCCCGTTAACCTCCCGTCTCTCCCGCATCCCGTTAACCCCCCGTCTCTCCTGTCTTCCCCGTTAACCTCCCGTCTCCCGTGCGGGTTCCAGACGTGCCTGGAGCGGCTGCGGCGGAGGGCGAGGAGCGAGGAGGGGGGGATCCAGCTGGGGTACCTGCAGCAGCTCCACGCCCAGCACGAGCACTGGCTGGTGGAGAAGACCACGGAGTGAGTCCGAATCCATCCCTGCcacgctcccccccccccggcacccggACCAGCCATGGTTTTGGGGTGACCCCCTGGATTTGGGGCTTTATTTGGTTTAACCCCTTCTCCCCGTCCCTTCTTCAGGGTCCACTTTGCAGACGTGAAGCACGCGCCCGTCCTGGTGCTGGATGTGGACAAGGACTTTGAGCACGATGCCGCCGTGCAGGGCGTCCTCATGGCGCAGGTGGGCACGGCCACGGCGGCACAGCACGGCAGCATCCCACTGCCGGGAGCGCCGGGACTGTGGTTGGAGTTGTGCTGACCTCCAAGCCAATCTTcatttttccatggaaaaaataatttccacacTCTTGGTCGAAGCTGGTTTAAACCTCAGCACCATCCCGCCGCCATCCCGGCACCATCCCGGCACCGTCCCGGTGCCATCCCGGTGCCGCGCTCTCAATCGGCTTCTCCTTGCAGGTGGAGGCTTTTGCAACAGCGCTGCGAGCTGAAGCTTTGCCGTCGCGCCCTGACCCTCActgagcggcggcggcagcatCCCAGCCCACCGGTACCCGCACCGAGCAGCGGAGCCGGGAAAGGGGCATCACCGCCGCCAGCTCCGGCCGAAGATCCCGACACCAAGGACAAGGGACAAGTCCTGGTCCCCAACTGTCCCCCTCAGTCCTTTTATTTTGGGCGAGGGGTGTATTTAACGCGCTGACGGCACGGGACGGATTTAAGGCGAATAATCGGAGGCGCAGCTGTGTGATGAGCTGCGGCGTGGCGTGGCGCGCTCCTCCCGCTCCCCCGTGCGCTGGGGGGACCAGGTCGCCGCTGCgaccccttccccatccctaGGGCTCCCCAGCCATGGGTGCGGAGCCGGGGATGCTCCGTAAGGTGGATTTAATGCGCTGGTTAAATTCCAACGAAGAATCAGCGTGGCTCATGTTTAAGTTACACCAACCCCGTATTTTATTattgtatatgtatttttttcccccttaaattAAACTCAAAGCGACGTCGAGCTCTTCTGCGCCTTGACCCGCGGGGGGGGGAGTCTGGGGTCGGGGGTGCGGGGGGTCTCCAGTGGGTGCTGTCCCACGGGGGGACATTGTTCCTCCGATTTTGGGGTGTTTGTGGCCAGGGGAGTGGGGGGACTTGACTGTGCCCCCCAGGCATGGGTCAGGCTGGGCTGGGTTTGGGGGGAAACCATGGGGATTTGGCACCCGCTGGGTGGTTTTTGTTGGGGAGGGGAGTTGGCTCTTTAGGGGACCCCTCGGTGGTGGGGGGGATCCCCCAGGGTGGAGGGGGGCCGGGGATGGCGGCCCGGCCCCCTTCCGCCTTTAGGGAGGCTGCAGTGGGGTGGGCGACCCTACATAAAcatggggggggcggggcggggccgagCACGTGTGAGGGGCACCTGCCCCGGAAGGTAGCGGGGGGCAGcgtggggggctgtggggctggggttggGGCGGGTGGGAGGTGGGGCaggggttggggtggggggctgtGTGGGCAGGGGTTGGGGCAGGTGGGAGGTgaggctggggtgggggctgtggggcaggggttGGGGCAGGTGGGAGGtgaggctggggtggggggctgtggggcaggggttggggtggggagggggggatttggggtggtggggcaggatatggggcgagggggggggggctgtgggggtggggggcagaggagCCAGGCTGCCGCCCTCGGGGTTTTGTCCAGTGACCCTACAATAACAAACCGAGCAGGACCCTGCAGGGACCCCACTAACGACCCTACGCTGACATGGACCCACGTCCGACGACCCTACAATAACAACCCGCCACGGACCCACGTCCGACGACCCTACAATAACAACCCGCCACGGACCCACGTCCGACGACCCTACAATAACAATCCGCCACGGACGCACGTCCGACAACCCTACAATAACAACCCGGCCCGGACCCACGTCCGACAACCCTACGATAACAATCACCACGGACCCACGTCCGACGACCCTACAATAACAATCCGGCACGGACCCACGTCCGACGACCCTACAATAACAATCCGGCACGGACCCACGTCCGACAACCCTACAATAACAACCCGGCACGGACCCACGTCCGACAACCCTACAATAACAACCCGCCACGGACCCACGTCCGACGACCCTACAATAACAATCCGGCACGGACCCACGTCCGACAACCCTACAATAACAACCCGCCACGGACCCACGTCCGACGACCCTACAATAACAACCCGGCACGGACCCACGTCCGACGACCCTACAATAACAACCCGGCACGGACCCACGTCCGAACGACCCTACAATAACCAATCCGCCCACGGACGCACGTCCGACAACCCTACAATAACAATCCGCCACGGACCCACGTCAGACGACCCTACAATAACAACCCGCCACGGACCCACGTCCGACGACCCTACAATAACAACCCGCCACGGACCCACGTCCGACGACCCCTACAATAACAACGTGGTATGGGCCCACACTGACCCCCCCTACAATAACAACCCAGTGCACCCCCACATCCAACCACCCTACAATAACAACCCCCCAACCCCCCTCCCCAACTCACaaccgctcccccccccccaaccccccaccaccaccgGCGTgcacccctccaccccccagccccataacCCAGAGGGTCTGGTGCTCCCCACCGCCCCCTGCCCCATGCTTGCTGCAAAGGATTCTGGGGGGTGGCGCAGGGCGCTGGCCTCGAGCcccccggccggccggcgggTCCCCCCGAGCGGGCGCCTGCAGAacaaaggaagcagcagcagcagcagcaggagcagcagcagcagcagcagcagcagcaacaacgTGCAGCTCCACTGCAACACCCACCCGGGGTCTGGGGGGGCAATTACAGCCGCCTTTCAACCCCGCTTTCCTTCCCCCCAACATCCCACGCCGCCGTGCATGCACTTAGCTCCGGGTCAAACCCACCCAGCCCCCCGTTTCCAAGGGGGTGCCGTACCCCTTTTTTCCGGTAACGCTCTTTATATCtaaatgtgtgtgtgggggggggggggttgtgtgCGTGTGTGGAAAGTTGCCGGCGTGCGGCTGAAGTTGCGCGGCGGCGGGGTGAAGTTGTGCGAAGCTGCGTGtttttagggaaaaagaaaaataaaaagtaaaatggggttggaaaaaataagggggtgggatttggggggggggcgcggcAGCACCCTGTTTTGGTGGGAGTTtaggggagggaggggtggggagtCAGCGGGGCCGCCCCTGGGGTGGAAACAGCGTGGAAATTAAAAGTCGGGGTGACTGGTGTCAGCCGGGTGCTTCACTCGGCTTCGTCTCTGTCCCCACAGAAGTCACCGGCGTCCCCACGAGCGGGGGGGACCGTGACGGCGTTATGTCCCTCTCGCCGGGCCCCCCGGTTCTTCTGCCAGCCGGTCCAGCCGCCGGTTCCCCCCGCTCCTCCGCGCGGGGGGAGCCCCGAAATCTAACGTTTGCCCCGGGAGCGAGATGGAGAGGTGCGAGGGGCTTCGCCGGGAGGTGAGTgcttccccagccccccccctAACCCCATCCGTCCCCCCCTCCTCCGAGACACCTTCACCTTTTTGGGGTGATTTGTGGTCCCTTCACGGCGGTTGTAACGTCACTGTAAGTTGTAGGGGGGCTCGTCGGGGTGGGCAGGGAAAACCCTTCTTGGTTGgttcatggttttatttttttaagggtatttctgtaggaaatgggactttctgctgctttaaaaGCCGCTTTGATGCCTTAAACCCCCCCAAATCTCAGCTCGTCCCCCAAACACAACGCCGCAGGGTGGGTGGCAGCGGGACGCACGGGACAAAACCCACCTTTAAATTGaatttctttgaatttcttGGTATGAAAGAGCAAAACCCACTCTGGTGctgttgggggggggtgtccccaaaAAGAAGGGGGGTGGCGAAGATGGGGGCCACGTGGGGTGGGCAGAGCCGTGCCCGCAGGGAGCATCGCCAAGCAAACAAGTCACGGCATTTTCTCCACCAAAGATTACAACGCCTTCCTTCGGCGCTTCTGGTTTTACCGGCCGGGGTGGTTGTAACCGGGATTTCTAATATCGCGCCCGTCGTGCCCAAGCAGGCAGGGGGACAAGGACGGGGGGCTGCTCCGGCTGAGGGGGGGGGGTTCTCCAAAGTGGCAAGGTGAGAAGGGGGGAACATCTCCTTggagtttatttttaagacattgCTCCCCCCAAAATTGCCACCACTTTGCTTTTTTGGGggtatttgggggggggaggtgaGCGGACCGCCTCGCGCCTCCGAGGTGCATATCCGGCAGGTTTTGCCCTTGGGATGGCTGGTGGGAGGGTGGGATGGGGcggtggggacatggggacaggcGGCTCGGCCGGCGCTTGGCAAACGGCAGGGCAAGGGGAAGGACTTTGCCCTTGGCAAAGCGCCGGTGAAAACGGCTGACGGCGGGGATTTGAGCCCCGGCACTTTTCCGGGGTGGGCGCGCTAAAGATGACTTACAAAGATGCTGCCGGAGCGGGGCTTGGCAGCGGTGGGATTCCCCTGGGAACCCAAGTGCCGGTGTGGTCCCTGCCCACCCCGGACTGGTCCCTGGTTGTGCCAGCGGCCGAGCGAGGGGTGTGCCGTGGTTCCCACGTCCCGACGCCTTTCCCGGGGTGGTTTGGCAGACGAAGTGAGCCGGAGAGCCAGCTCCTTTCCCCGGCACCGGTTCTGCCCGTTCCTCCGGCTCGGCCAGGCCCGGGAAAGTCAGCGTCTCCACTTTGTGCCTCCGTTGCCGGAGCCGCGCTCGTTGCTGTCTCCCTTGGGGTTTGATTTCCACACCGGGCGATATGTCCCCCATCCAGGAGGGTtttgggagagaaggaggaggaagacgcCGGAGGTCGAGGTTTCACTCTGCTCCCCGTCCTGCGGCGCTGCCGGgccctctcctgccctccccgggCGGCTCTCCATACGTTTGCCATTTGCATAACTAATCAATGTCTTGGGAACCCGCTCATTACCCGCCGCGGCAAAATATACGGCAAAGCCTCGCTCAGCGCCGGGAGCCGCTGGTTTCTAACAAGAGCTGCCCAAACCGCCCGGCAAAGATCGGGCTGGCGGAGGGGAGGATGCTCTGCCCCACCTGCCCCAGTTTGGGGGGGACAAACCTTAAATAAACCCCATGGCAAACTCCAATCCTGGCGGGAACGGTTACACCGGTACCCCAAAACCCCTTTGCCGGGTGGCGGTGGGAGGTGATGTAACTCAAGGTGTCCCCGGCACATCCCCGGCGTTGGGAAATGAAAGCCCCTAACTGAATTGGCAGGCTGTCTCGGTGCAAACGCTGGAGATTAGGGATAATCTCATTTAAAGCATTACTAATAAAAAGTTACTATATTTGTCCATCTCGAGGGGTTTCCCTGGTGGGTAGGGGTTTTATAAACCCCAAACCGGGTCTGGCGTCTCCAAAAAGGCATCGGGATGATGGATGATGTGACGAAGAACCGGCCGGGCTTCGTCTCATTTTCGGCCGGTGCATCCCGGTGTCACCTGAAGGACCGTCACCCgcctgctggggagggggggggaataTCCTCGGTTAATCCGGAGCGATGCTCGCCGTTACCATGCCTCcgctgaaaatatttcagatctCGGCTGTGAATGTTAACAGCTAAAATGACTCGGGAGCAAATCGCCGGGTGGATGCCGGCGGACGCGCTGCCCTGTCcggatggaggaggaggaggatgggaggAAGGAGGTGTCTGCGTTAATTAAATCCCCCCCACACcatgttttttccagcaatCTGTTGCACGGCGGTGCCGAGCTCGGCCGGGCAAGGGGGTTTGCAGCCCCACAGCGCCGTCGTGCAAGGTTGGAAACGGGGGAAACCAGTTCCCGGCACCAGTTTATCCTATTTATTCCCGCGGGAGTCGTGGTGTTTGGAGCAAAGGTCGGATCCCGGTGGGCTCCGGCTTGGCGTTGCAGTAGGGCTCTCGGCTCACGCGTGGCCTTTTCGGGAAGAGACGAGCTCGAGCAAATatcacagggatggggatgtcGGGTCCGTGGCTGCATTTTCCGCCGGGACTCAGCATCTGGTTTATCCATCCCTCCGGGCGTTACGCGGGCCCCGGGCTCCTTGGATCGCTCCTTCTGCTGCAAATCCCTTTGGAAACAAGTTTTCACTGGGATGCTCCTGGGAAACCTTTGGGACCTTTGAGTTTGTAGAAGTTTTGCGGCGATTTGGCCGGGGATCGGCTTGGAGAGCTCCAAACCGGAGCATCCCAGGAGCATCACCTCTAAGCCCTGGATGGGGAAGACTTTGGGGGAATTCACTTTCCCgctcccctttttcctttctcccctccaAAATACACGTGTGCATCGTAGCCGAGACCTGCCCGCTCCGGACAGGGGTGGAAAAGCTGGAGCTGATCCCGTCAAGGACCCCAGCCTTGGCTTAACCCTTTTGCTGGCCCATTCCCACTGCTTTTCCCATGGGAAAATCCCCCCCCTCGCTTTCCTCACCAGGGCCTGGATTTTGGGGAGAAGGGGGCAGCCGGGTGACGTGGGGGTGCTCGTGCGGGATTTACACCTCGCGAAGCTCCGACGGCCCCAAATTAACGCCGCCCCCAAATTAACGAGGGGTTTAACAGCAGGaaaatattgggggggggggttggggttttgggACCCCCTTGGCTGCTATAGGGGGTCCAGCCCCTGCGTGTTGCTCCCACTCACCAGCCCCGGgctgctgcctcagtttcccgTGGGCACCGCCGGGATTTGGGGTTGCCGTTACCccgttttttgggggggagcgGTGGGGCCGGCggagggggtgcgggggggaGTGGTGGCGCGGGCGGGAGGTGCCTCCCCTGCGTGTCcgtgtcctctgtgtgtgtgtccccccccctcAGTCGTGCGCAGCGGCCGGGAGCGGCtcgcggccccggcggggggagcgggcgggcggtgTCGCGCTgcgtggggtggggtgggggggggttacgcgtgggggggggggtgttgggcggagggggaaggaggaggaggaggaggagaagcaggaggaggaggaggaggggggggggagaagagatGCGCCGGTCAAACACCCCCCCGGCTGCAGCAGGGCGGCGGTGAGGGAGCGCGGAGGAGAGGGAGACAAGATGGCTTCCTCCTGAGGGCCGGGTCCGtgccggggcccggcgggggctgcgagggggccgcggcggggggagcggcgaGGTAAGTACCccccccttaaaaaaaatacacccccccgcaccccccccgggcaccccccgcGCATCCCCGCTGTGTATCCCCCCCCGCATCCCCCCGTGcatggccccccccccccgcggaCATGTAacccgggggcgggcgggggggggggggatgtgaAGCTGCCtaccctcccccccccgcggTGTTTGCGCGTGTTTTGTGGCTCCGCGGGCGCGGATGAGCAGCGGCGGCGcggaggcgcggcggggccgggaggacaaagcggcggggccgggggggggggacacgcaccgcccggccgggccccggcTCGGCCCCGCTCCCCTTTTGGGTGATTTTTGactattttccctcttttatcccttttctttctctccagcaACTGGGGGGGGAGCACGGATGGGGGTTGGTGGGGGGGGATAAGCCCTAACGTGCCCCCCTCCCATCTTTATTACCCCattgcttttcagcttttttttttttttaattataatttttattaatcctcccccctccatcccctaAATATGCTGAGCTCAGAGGTACGGCCGGTGATGCTAACAAGGGCGATGAGGCTANNNNNNNNNNNNNNNNNNNNNNNNNNNNNNNNNNNNNNNNNNNNNNNNNNNNNNNNNNNNNNNNNNNNNNNNNNNNNNNNNNNNNNNNNNNNNNNNNNNNNNNNNNNNNNNNNNNNNNNNNNNNNNNNNNNNNNNNNNNNNNNNNNNNNNNNNNNNNNNNNNNNNNNNNNNNNNNNNNNNNNNNNNNNNNNNNNNNNNNNTAGTGAGACCCCAAAATGTAGGCAGAGGTGCTGGCAAAGCCTTGCCGTGCGGCTCCCTGGGGCCCGGCAGTGCCGGTGCTGCAGCTGCCGGTGAGCGTGGAGGTGCCGAAGCCCCCGCGGCTGAGCTCATCACCGGAGCCGGTTGGCGTAGGGGCTGAGGTGGCTGCGGTGACTCAGCAGTGCCGGCACTGACTCAGCGGCACTGGtcccagggaggcagctgggatggggggggctTTAaa contains:
- the DGUOK gene encoding deoxyguanosine kinase, mitochondrial, with product MTREGGSGGGMGRCGAALRLALEGNIAVGKSTFLKLLGATFPEWHLVTEPVAQWQKVPAGGTAEASVGSTNLLQMMYREPARWSYTFQTFSCISRLKAMLEPPPERLPGTPHPVRVFERSVYSDRYVFAKNLFEAGHLQPLEWAIYQDWHGFLLRQLGPRAALHGFLYLRATPQTCLERLRRRARSEEGGIQLGYLQQLHAQHEHWLVEKTTEVHFADVKHAPVLVLDVDKDFEHDAAVQGVLMAQVEAFATALRAEALPSRPDPH